tactgcatattagcaagagttactgcagtaactacatatacatgtactgtggagattagtggaggaacacagtagcatattaaaactgcagtcaaatagatgtagattggtaattttattaatactattaataagtagtggtcttccgcaccacctttgaggttccacttatggcgcgttcgatttttttttaagtggatcgtcgcctggagccctattgtaccacttttttttacacctgttatttacaggttgTTCAggaataagtataattttaaagtatatcTCGTCAAATTCGCTGTTGATATTCTCGTTCGAAATCTCACTCATTATTTTGTCAACACAGAACGATACGCGGCGGTCGCGCGACGCGGATCGCCGGCGCGATTCCCCTAAATGAGCGCTTCGCGCATTCGCTCTCTTTCCGCGGGTGAGTAGGCTTCCAGACACCAATCGATACAGATCGAAATATTGTTCGCCTCGCTTATAACACCTTACGTATAACTGTGACTCggataataaagatttaatttaacgaATACAAGAGGGATTCTTCCGAAAATTACCGCCTTGGTGTGCGAGCCTTTGATACAAGGTTTTACCAACGCAAACCGAAACATTctggtccttcgagccggatcGTCGCCAAGGAGAATTACTGGCCTTCCGAACACTCAAATTCCGAATCACGATCGTCGATATGGACACCTCGACATCTTTCGAGCAGCTTTTGTCTCTACAAACCCAGAAGATGGGTTTCGTATCCCGGGCGCTCGCCAATTACAAGAAGCTGGGGCAAGCCAAAATGACACCTGCGGTAACGCGTCAACGTCTCGTCACCTTGAAGGAAGCCTTTACCACTTGCCAGGAGCTCGACAGTCGAATCGTGCTTCTTGCGGACGATGAAGACAGAGCATCGCATGCCTACTTTACGAAGAATTCGCTTCTGGAATGTGAGGACTGCTACCACGAGGCTGCCGACTACATGGCGGAGGTATTAGAGAGCTACGAATCCCGCACCCCTCCCGCTACTTCATCACAAAACGTAAGTGGCTTTCGTGATGTACTCCGAACCGCGTCGCATCTTCCGAGGATCAACCTACCAACCTTCGACGGGAGCATCGACAAATGGGAAAGTTTTCGCGATAAATTCCAATCGATGATTCACAACGATCATAGTTTGTCAAATGTCGATCgcttacattatttatgctCATGTGTAAAAGGGGATGCAAGTGACGCGCTTGACCACCTCGCGGTAACCAATCATAATTTCGATATCGCGTGGAAAATTCTGGTCTCTCGTTACGACAACACACGTCGTCTCGTTACCACACATTTACAATCGCTGTTGAATTTGCCGTTGCTCACAACAGAAACCGCTCATGACCTTCGTCAGCTTCGCGACCAAACCAACAAAGCGATACAAGCGCTTAGGAATCTCAACCGTCCTGTCGAACATTGGGATGATTTGCTTGTTTTGCTCGTTGCACAAAAACTTGACAAATACTCGCGTAAGGCTTGGGAACTCAAGCTCGGTGATACTGTAGAATATCCGCGTTATAATGAACTCGATCAATTTCTCGAGTCTCGAATTCGCGCGCTCGAGGCGATTGCACCACCTCCAAAAGAAAAGCCATCCGCTACCTCTAAAGGAAAAACTCTCGCGGCGCATACCGCGTCTACCGTTTCGTTCGCATGTCCGTGGTGCAAAGCCAATCACTTATTATACCAATgttctacatttttaaaacaaacacCCTCCCAACgtttcgattttattaaacagCAAAAACGATGTTTAAACTGCTTTAGTAGTAAGCATTCTGTCAAAGATTGTTCAAATTCTCGCGTATGCCGCCAGTGTAATAAACGTCATCACACGTTGTTACATTTCGATAACTCGACTCAGCCGGATAAAACTGAGTCACCACCGGCGATAAGCAAAATTGTAAACGAAGTCACGTCGCATTTACTATCGAAAACCGTCGCGCCGAATTCTAATATTCTGCTCGCGACTGCCCGTGTGAAAGTCTACTCGCCTGTTGGACGTTTTACGACTGTACGCGCACTTTTGGATCAAGGCTCCGTTTCTACGTTTATTACCGAATCGCTCGCGCAACGTTTACGACTCCCAAAATTAAATCGTTCGATTTTCGTCACCGGCATCAGCGAGATGCAATCCGTTGTCCGGCATGCTGCCCACATTACCATTACGCCGGCGAATTACGACGAACCCGCTTATTCAACGACCGCGCTCATTCTTCGATCGTTGACAAAATATCTGCCGAATCGAATAAGCACTATGTGCACGTGGAACCATGTCGACGGACTCCAATTAGCTGATAGTGACCCCATGAGTACCGACCCGATTGATATGATAATCGGAGCGGACTTATTCGGCATGCTTGTTCTCGATGGTGTTCGAAAAGGTTCCGAAATGGAGCCTACCGCGCAAAATACCACTCTCGGTTGGATTATTTCAGGTCCAATCGCATCGTCTTCGACCAATTGTTCGATTTCTGAGATCGCGCATCACGGAGTTGTCCTTGAAGCGTTAGATCTCGACCTTCGTCGTTTCTGGGAGACTGAAGAAGTCCCTCAGCCCCAACGCCACAGCCCTGACGAGCGAAAGTGTGAAGAGCACTTCCTCGCTACCCATTCCCGCACTCCTCAAGGACGCTACATTGTTAGATTACCGTTTAAAACCGGACCACCAATCTCGTTAGGAGAATCTCGTTTCATTGCCGAATCGAACCTCTACCGCCTAGAGCAACGTTTCAGACGCAACCCATCTATCGCTTCCGAATATCACGACTTTCTCGCGGAGTACGAAAACCTCGGTCATATGATTAAAAGTCCACCGACAGAAATTGTTCATACGGATCAAAGTTATTATATACCGCACCACGCTGTCTTACGTGACAGCAGTGCAACCACTCGGCTGCGGGTTGTTTTTAACGCCTCCTGCCGTACCACTAACGGAACCTCGCTAAACGATAACATGTTTATCGGACCTAAACTTCAAAGGGATTTGGCCGCTGTCATAATGCAGTGGCGCCAACATCGTTACGTATTTACCGCCGATATCGCTAAAATGTATCGGCAAATATTAGTTGACTTCCGCGATACTGATTATCAGCGCATTCTATGGCGCTCTTCTCCCAGTGAACCTGTTCGCGACTACCGTCTTCTCACTGTGACGTACGGCACTGCCGCCGCTCCATATCTCGCTCTTCGAGTGCTCGACCAACTCGCTGAAGATAACGGTGCCCAATTTCCATTAGCCGTCCCGGTTCTCCGTCATCAGACATACGTCGATGATTGCGCGTTCGGAGCCGATGATCGCATCCTTGCACGGCAAACGCGCGACCAATTAATCGCGCTTCTCGCTAAAGGAGGCTTTCGTCTGCGAAAATGGGCAAGTAATTCCACAGATCTCTTGTCAGACCTCGATCCTGCCGATCATGGACTAGCCACTCACAAAGTCCTTCAAGACGATGAGCACCTTAAAGTATTAGGAGTCATTTGGAATCCGAAGCTCGATGCGTTTCAACTTCGCGTATCTCTCCCGTCTTTGCCGGGAAAAACCAAAAGAACTGTTCTCTCGACTATCGCTAAGTTTTTCGATCCGATGGGATGGGCTACTCCCGTCATCATCGGTGCGAAAATATTCATGCAACGATTGTGGTCGCTCCAATGTCAGTGGGACGATGAAATTCCATGTGAACATTTCGACTACTGGGCAAATTATCACCACCAATTACCGTGTCTCGAGGCTCTCAGTATTCCGCGCTGGACGACGCATGGATCCCATACTCTGCACAGCGCACTTCATGGCTTTTCCGATGCCTCAACTATGGCCTTTGCAGCAGTTGTTTACCTTCGCGTTGTTAATGTCGATGGCTCAATTACCATCTCTCTTCTCATCGCAAAATCGAAAGTGGCACCTCTTAAAACGATCAGCGTTCCCCGATTGGAATTGTCAGCTGCGCTTCTTCTCGCTCGGTTAGTTAATTATGCGCGTTCTGCTCTTCAACTTCCGAGCATCGAATGTCACTGTTGGACCGACTCAACGATCACACTCGCTTGGCTGAGGCAGTCTCCGTCTCGATGGAAAACTTTCGTTGCCAATCGCGTTTCGATCGTTCAGTCCTTGCTTCCTGGAATTTATTGGCGTCATGTCCCAACTCAGGACAATCCTGCCGATTGCGCTTCTCGCGGTCTAGCTCCCGATGCTCtcgcaaattataatttatggtGGGCAGGCCCTTCATGGCTTTGTCAATCTCCAGAGTCTTGGCCGACTTTCGATCTCTCGATACCATCTGATACCACCCTTGAACAGCGTTCTCAACCACCTATTCACTCCTTACATTCGACCCCTCGTTGGAATCTCGCATCACGTTATTCCTCGTGGCCTCGATTGCTCCGAATTACCGCTTACCTTTACCGTTTTCTTAATCGACTCCGATCCTCTAAAAGCGCCTCGCCTACACCAGCGAGTCTGCTTCCCGAAGAGATTCAGAAAGCCAAACATTACTGGCTCCAGGTTATGCAGTCAGAGATGTTTCCTATTGAAATCTCGACTTTACAACGGCAACTTCCGTTACCAAAAACCAGTTCCTTATCTGCACTCAATCCTTATTTTGACGCTGACAGACTTCTTCGTATCAGAGGACGGCTCCGTCATGCATGCCTTCCAGAAGCGACAAAAAATCCGCTCGTATTACGAGCACACCCATTgttaattcttattattcaGCATCATCATCTAAGAACGTTACATGCTGGTCCTCAATTAACGCTCGCTTCATTACGTAATGAATTTTGGATTATCCGATCTCGCGCTACCGTCCGTGCCGTTCTGTATCAGTGCGTACAATGCACTCGTGAGCGCGCTAAAAAACCTGTCGAACTCATGGGCGATCTACCGGACGCGAGAGTTAACCGTGCCGCTCGC
This window of the Linepithema humile isolate Giens D197 chromosome 1, Lhum_UNIL_v1.0, whole genome shotgun sequence genome carries:
- the LOC136997427 gene encoding uncharacterized protein, which produces MDTSTSFEQLLSLQTQKMGFVSRALANYKKLGQAKMTPAVTRQRLVTLKEAFTTCQELDSRIVLLADDEDRASHAYFTKNSLLECEDCYHEAADYMAEVLESYESRTPPATSSQNVSGFRDVLRTASHLPRINLPTFDGSIDKWESFRDKFQSMIHNDHSLSNVDRLHYLCSCVKGDASDALDHLAVTNHNFDIAWKILVSRYDNTRRLVTTHLQSLLNLPLLTTETAHDLRQLRDQTNKAIQALRNLNRPVEHWDDLLVLLVAQKLDKYSRKAWELKLGDTVEYPRYNELDQFLESRIRALEAIAPPPKEKPSATSKGKTLAAHTASTVSFACPWCKANHLLYQCSTFLKQTPSQRFDFIKQQKRCLNCFSSKHSVKDCSNSRVCRQCNKRHHTLLHFDNSTQPDKTESPPAISKIVNEVTSHLLSKTVAPNSNILLATARVKVYSPVGRFTTVRALLDQGSVSTFITESLAQRLRLPKLNRSIFVTGISEMQSVVRHAAHITITPANYDEPAYSTTALILRSLTKYLPNRISTMCTWNHVDGLQLADSDPMSTDPIDMIIGADLFGMLVLDGVRKGSEMEPTAQNTTLGWIISGPIASSSTNCSISEIAHHGVVLEALDLDLRRFWETEEVPQPQRHSPDERKCEEHFLATHSRTPQGRYIVRLPFKTGPPISLGESRFIAESNLYRLEQRFRRNPSIASEYHDFLAEYENLGHMIKSPPTEIVHTDQSYYIPHHAVLRDSSATTRLRVVFNASCRTTNGTSLNDNMFIGPKLQRDLAAVIMQWRQHRYVFTADIAKMYRQILVDFRDTDYQRILWRSSPSEPVRDYRLLTVTYGTAAAPYLALRVLDQLAEDNGAQFPLAVPVLRHQTYVDDCAFGADDRILARQTRDQLIALLAKGGFRLRKWASNSTDLLSDLDPADHGLATHKVLQDDEHLKVLGVIWNPKLDAFQLRVSLPSLPGKTKRTVLSTIAKFFDPMGWATPVIIGAKIFMQRLWSLQCQWDDEIPCEHFDYWANYHHQLPCLEALSIPRWTTHGSHTLHSALHGFSDASTMAFAAVVYLRVVNVDGSITISLLIAKSKVAPLKTISVPRLELSAALLLARLVNYARSALQLPSIECHCWTDSTITLAWLRQSPSRWKTFVANRVSIVQSLLPGIYWRHVPTQDNPADCASRGLAPDALANYNLWWAGPSWLCQSPESWPTFDLSIPSDTTLEQRSQPPIHSLHSTPRWNLASRYSSWPRLLRITAYLYRFLNRLRSSKSASPTPASLLPEEIQKAKHYWLQVMQSEMFPIEISTLQRQLPLPKTSSLSALNPYFDADRLLRIRGRLRHACLPEATKNPLVLRAHPLLILIIQHHHLRTLHAGPQLTLASLRNEFWIIRSRATVRAVLYQCVQCTRERAKKPVELMGDLPDARVNRAARAFIHTGVDYAGPIAVRTAPGRGHKSQKAYITLFVCLTTKAIHLELVSDYSSPTFIAAYQRFVSRRGLPQSMYSDNGTTFHGANRELSEAHAKAIRDPSFRNRLATDGTAWQFLPPAAPHFGGLWEAGVRSVKHHIKRCIGLHTLTFEEMTTLLCRIEACLNSRPIAPVSDNPDDYHALTPGHFLIGTPLIAPAEPSVLDLNENRLSRWQMIQRLTEEFWRSWSSDYLHSLQQRPKWRVIQRLAKVGQIVLVRNPLAPPSQWELGRIIACYPGDDGLTRVVTVKTSRSEYKRPIVKLCFLPVAINTEELKDSVMAGGISSL